The Candidatus Eisenbacteria bacterium genome contains the following window.
CGCCACCGCGCCGAGTCCGAACGTACAAAGCCGGGCGGTACGGAGCATCCTCCCGTCCCCCCGGTCCTCCCAGCCGAGTTGGTGTTCGAAGAGGTCCTTCACGAAGATCGCCGTCGCCGAGTTGAGCGCCGAATCGGCCGAGGACATCACCGCCATGAGAAGCGCGCCGATCATGATTCCCGCCACTACCGGATTGTTCAGTTCCCGCACCACCATGGGGAGCGCCTGCTGCGGATCGATGTCGGGAAAGTGGATCCGCGCGTAGAGGGCGATGAAGAAAAGGACCGCCGGGAAGGTGAGGGCGAGGAAGAAGCCGACACCCGCGATGCCGATCTTCGTCTCCCGGATGGATCGGCCCACGCAGTAACGCGTGGCGTAGCCGGGCGCGAAGGTCTCCCCCAGAAAGAAGGCGAGGAAGGTGGTGATCAGAAAGAGCAATCCCTTTCCCCCGTCGATGCGGAAGAAATCGGCCGGGATCGAGCGGTTCTTCGTCAACTCCGCCGGATAGGCGTCCTGGAGGAGCGAAAGATTCCGCCGGCGGAGGGCCGCCCCTTCCGTCTCCCCCCGGAGCGTTTCCAGGGACTGTTCGCCGAGCGCCACGCCGGCGAAACGCTTTTCGTCGTAGAGGCCGGGATCGTCCAAAACGCGGTTCAGACCATCTACGATGGTCCCCTCGATCGAGGGATCCCTTCCCCCCGAGACGTCGGCCGGCGGCTCCGCCACCGCCCTCTCCCGAAGATAGCGGGAAACGGGATCCGATCCCTCATTAATTTTATATGCTAATTTATCCGCGTCGACCAGGTCGATCGTCCCGAAGCGTGTGGGGACGAACCGCCCCGTCTCCGGATTACGGGAGCCGATGATGTCGGGAACGCAGAACGCGAGAGTAATCAGGAATCCGGCCATCAAAACCAGGAATTGGTAGAAGTCGGTGTGGATCACGGCGATCAGGCCGCCGGCCGTGCTGTAGATCACGACCATCGCGCCGCCGATCAGGATCGCCCAGACGGTCAGGTTCGCGGCGTCGATGAAATCGGGGAGGATGGAGGCGAGCACCGTCCCGAAGGCGGCCATCTGCGCCGCCACGATGAAGACCGAGAAAAGGAGAGAGAGAACCAGCATGAGGAATCGCGGCCCCTCGCCGTAGCGATGACCGAAGAAACCGGCCACCGTGTAAAGCTCCGCCTCACGGAAACGGGGCGCCACGAAGAGACCGGAGAAGATGAAGTGGAAGTAGCCGCCGGTGGAGACCAGCAGCATCAGGATCCCCCACTCGTAGGTCTTGCCGATGGCGCCGATGGAGTACCCGCCGCCGATCACCGTGGCCCCCATGGTGCAGAAGAGGAAAAACCACCCCACGTTTCTTCCGGCCACGAGAAAGTCGTCGGTGGAGCCGACCTTTCGCACCTTCGACACGCCTTTGATGAAGACGAAGAGCATGTAGGCGGCGACGATGGCCCAGAGAATCAGATTGGATCGAGACATGATGCGCCTCCGGCGCGACGGGGAACGAAGAGTACGGAGGGAAACCGGCGGAAACGCGGACCCGGGAGTCGCGCGCGCGATTCAAAGCGAATCGATTGAACCGACTTCCGATCGGTGTTAGGTTAACAAGCGACGGGAGGGATTGCAAGGCGCGATCCCGCGATTCATTCATGTAAACGATTTTATTCTAAATGAATTCGGATTCTTCCATCGACGCGACCCCCCTTGTTCGTTTCCGGCGCGAACTGCACCGCTCGCCGGAGCTTTCGGGTTTCGAAGAGGAGACCGCCGGCCGGGTGGCCCGCTTCCTTCGCGAACACGGCGCCGGGGAAATCATCGAGGGATTGGGCGGCACGGGGCTCGCGGCGGTTCATCGCGGCGGCTCTCCGGGCCCGACGGTGTTGGCGCGGGCTGAATTGGACGCCCTGCCGATCGCGGAGCGGAGCGGCGCCCCGTACCGTTCCGCCGCCGAGGGGATCTCGCACGCCTGCGGGCACGACGGTCACGCCGCGATCCTGGCGGGGCTGTCGGAGCGTCTCTCCGCTCGGCCCATCGAACGGGGGAGGGCGGTCCTGCTCTTCCAGCCGGCTGAGGAGACCGGCGAAGGGGCGGCGCGCGTGCTGGCGGACCCGCGTTTCGCCCC
Protein-coding sequences here:
- a CDS encoding sodium:solute symporter family protein, which gives rise to MSRSNLILWAIVAAYMLFVFIKGVSKVRKVGSTDDFLVAGRNVGWFFLFCTMGATVIGGGYSIGAIGKTYEWGILMLLVSTGGYFHFIFSGLFVAPRFREAELYTVAGFFGHRYGEGPRFLMLVLSLLFSVFIVAAQMAAFGTVLASILPDFIDAANLTVWAILIGGAMVVIYSTAGGLIAVIHTDFYQFLVLMAGFLITLAFCVPDIIGSRNPETGRFVPTRFGTIDLVDADKLAYKINEGSDPVSRYLRERAVAEPPADVSGGRDPSIEGTIVDGLNRVLDDPGLYDEKRFAGVALGEQSLETLRGETEGAALRRRNLSLLQDAYPAELTKNRSIPADFFRIDGGKGLLFLITTFLAFFLGETFAPGYATRYCVGRSIRETKIGIAGVGFFLALTFPAVLFFIALYARIHFPDIDPQQALPMVVRELNNPVVAGIMIGALLMAVMSSADSALNSATAIFVKDLFEHQLGWEDRGDGRMLRTARLCTFGLGAVAILIAVLWSDIIGLLLFTYHVWAPAVILPVTLGVFSKKRSARQTRHITVTMAAATLSSLGYRTLTAGEGRAWWSLFPDRLSAVLGQIDPAVVGVLVSCAVYFTLAAADRERPAARERD